The sequence below is a genomic window from Terriglobia bacterium.
CCGGCGGGAGAGGAGGTGCGTCCGGAGCGATTCCCAGGCGTCGGGTGCATAACCCAAGCCGAGCCGGGAGGCGGTCTCGAGCGCGATGCCGCGGTGGGCCAGGTATTGCCTCGAAAGATGCCCCGTGGCTTCGTCCCGCAGTTTGGCCTTGAAGAACCCCTCGGCTTCCCTGTGGAGGTCGAGCACCCTGGAGCGGACGTCGTTCTCCGGCTTACGCGCCGCCGGAAGGGGGACCCCCCAGCGATGGGCCAGGAGTTCGACGGCCTCCGTGAATCCGACCTTCTCGTAAAGCATGACGAACTTGAAGATGTCGCCGCCCGTGTGACAGCCGAAGCAATAGAACAGTTGCAGGGCCGGATCGACCGAGAAGGACGGAGTCTTTTCCTGGTGGAATGGACACAACCCCTTAAGCCTGGAGCCCGCCGGCTTCAGGGGAACGTAATCCGAAACCAATCTCGCGATGTCGCCGGCGCGCCGTACCGCATCGACGAAGTCCTTGCTCATCGGAACGCCCAAGGGGCCACCCGCCGCGCCCGTCTCGCCGGCCGGGGATACCCGGCCGGCGGTTCGGGTGGGATCAAGCGTTGCTCTTACGCTCCTGGGCCAGACGCTTGAGCAGCTTCTTCCGCGCCGCGAGGGCCTTGCGCTTCTTCTTGACGCTAGGCTTCTCGTAATGCTGGCGCTTCTTGATCTCGGTCAGAATGCCCGACTTCTCGCATTTCCTCTTGAAGCGTTTCAGGGCATTCTCGAGGCTCTCGTCCTCGCGGACCTTGATCAGCGGCATGGATCCGATCACCCCACTTTCGTCGCTGGTTACCGCGTCCCATGGCGCGGGCCGGGACCGCCGCGTCGCAAAACGTTTAGTCTAACCGACGCTGCGCCCGCCGTCAACACTCATCAGCTCGGTCATTCCCGGCAAAACCCAGCGAATAGTTGGGGCTACAGCCTCCGGTGCGACAAACACATGCCGCCCCTCCCCCTGGGGACGACCCGGCGCACCGGTCGAAATTGCGTCGAGCCCAATAACGACTGTTATATATGGGTCAGGTATGACGCAGTCAAGGAATTTCAATCGCTCGACAGCAACTCGTGGTGCACATGAGCAACGCTACCTTTTTGTTGCTCTTGACGGGCGCCCTCGATTGATCAGGGCCGCCAGGCAGCCTGCTCCGAACCCATTGTCGATGTTGACCACTGCGACACCGGACGCGCACGAGTTGAGCATGGCCATGAGGGCCGCCCAGCCTCCCGCGCCGGTGCCGTAGCCGGTACTGGTCGGCACCCCGATCACGGGACAGTCCACGAGGCCCGCGACGACCGATGGGAGCGCTCCCTCCATTCCGGCCACCACCACGATCACGCGCGCCCTCAACATGGCTTCGCGATGCGCCATCAGCCGGTGGAGCCCGGCCACCCCGACATCGTAGATCCGCCGGACGTCGTGACCCATGACGCTCGCGGTCAGCGCCGCCTCCTCGGCCACGGGCAGGTCCGATGTCCCTGCGCTGATCACCACGACCCCGGGGCGGCCCGCACGCCTTCGGCCGGACCGAAGCACGACGGCGCGGGCGGCAACGTGACTCTCGAGCCGGGGGAACGTCCGCCCCAGGGCCTGGTGGACGTCGGGACCGACCCGGGTCACGAGAACCGTCTGGCCGTCGGAGTGAAGTCGCTTCACGATCGTCTCGATCTGCTCGACGGTCTTGCCGGCTCCGTAGACGACCTCCGGGAAACCCCGCCGGAGCGCGCGGTGGAGATCCAGGGCGGCGAAGCCGAGATCGGCGACGTGTCCGTGGCGAAGCCGCTCCATCGCCTCCGCCACGCCGACCCTTCCCGCGCGGACACCGCGAAGCATCCTTTTCAGATCCTCTCTCTCCATCGGAACCTCCCGCCGCGCCTTGACTCCTCGCTCCACTCCACCCTAGCATGGGGCCAACAGGAGGAAGCACCTTGAGTCGCATGTATCCCGATCGGCGCCCCCGTCCGGAGCGCCGCTCCCACGCCAGGTTCGAGCGCTCGGTCGAACTCCAGGGAACACCGGAGTCCGGCGGGGTCGTGGCGAGAATGACCGCCGACGACCTCTCGCTCGGGGGCCTGCACTGCTCGTCGTCGATGGACTTCCCGGAGATGACCCGCCTCGCCGTCCGCCTCATGCTTCCCGAGCGCGGCTCCGTGGCCGTCGAGCCGCTCGAGGTCGAGGCGGTCGTCGTCCGACGCCGCGAGCTCCCGTCGGCGGGCGGCAACGGTCGCTTCGAGCTCGCGCTGTTCTTCTCGGGGATGAGCGACGCCCAGCGCGAGAGGCTGGCGCGGTTCCTCGCCATCGCCTGATCGCTTCGATCCGGTCCATCGGAAACCCGCTCCGGACGCGGGTTTTGGTGCGCGTTTCCCTTGACACCGGCCGCGGGGAAGGATGTAATCCCCCCGACGCCGCGGCGGATCCGCGGCGACCTTACGACGGAAGGAGGTGACAAGGAATGAACAAGGCGGCGCTGATCGGGAAGATCGCCGAGGACGCGGGCGTCACGCGGAGCGCGGCGGCGACGGCGATGAACAGCCTCATCGAGGGGATCACGCACTCCCTCAAGAGGGGACAGCGAGTCACTCTCGTCGGCTTCGGCACGTTCGCGGTGAGCAAGCGCAAGGCTCGCATCGGGCGGAATCCGCAGACCGGCGAGTCGATCAAGATCAAGGCCAAGAAGGGCGTGCGCTTCAAGGCCGGCAAACAGCTCGTGGACGGTCTCAACAAGTAGCGCTTCGACCCGAGAATCTTCGAACGGGGTCGGAGCTTGAATCTTGCTCGCGCGAGCAAGGACCAGGCTCCGACCCCGTTTCTCACTCCAACACCACCAGGGTGGTTCCTGCCTCCACGGCGCGTCCGGCCTCCACGTGGACGGCGGCCACGCGCCCCGCGCGCGGGGCGCCGATCTCGTTCTCCATCTTCATCGCCTCGACCACGAC
It includes:
- the rpsU gene encoding 30S ribosomal protein S21, with translation MPLIKVREDESLENALKRFKRKCEKSGILTEIKKRQHYEKPSVKKKRKALAARKKLLKRLAQERKSNA
- the larB gene encoding nickel pincer cofactor biosynthesis protein LarB codes for the protein MEREDLKRMLRGVRAGRVGVAEAMERLRHGHVADLGFAALDLHRALRRGFPEVVYGAGKTVEQIETIVKRLHSDGQTVLVTRVGPDVHQALGRTFPRLESHVAARAVVLRSGRRRAGRPGVVVISAGTSDLPVAEEAALTASVMGHDVRRIYDVGVAGLHRLMAHREAMLRARVIVVVAGMEGALPSVVAGLVDCPVIGVPTSTGYGTGAGGWAALMAMLNSCASGVAVVNIDNGFGAGCLAALINRGRPSRATKR
- a CDS encoding PilZ domain-containing protein; this encodes MSRMYPDRRPRPERRSHARFERSVELQGTPESGGVVARMTADDLSLGGLHCSSSMDFPEMTRLAVRLMLPERGSVAVEPLEVEAVVVRRRELPSAGGNGRFELALFFSGMSDAQRERLARFLAIA
- a CDS encoding HU family DNA-binding protein, translating into MNKAALIGKIAEDAGVTRSAAATAMNSLIEGITHSLKRGQRVTLVGFGTFAVSKRKARIGRNPQTGESIKIKAKKGVRFKAGKQLVDGLNK
- a CDS encoding acetyl-CoA carboxylase biotin carboxyl carrier protein subunit translates to VVVEAMKMENEIGAPRAGRVAAVHVEAGRAVEAGTTLVVLE